Proteins encoded together in one Penaeus vannamei isolate JL-2024 chromosome 11, ASM4276789v1, whole genome shotgun sequence window:
- the LOC138863312 gene encoding shematrin-like protein 2 — MAPGSCEMEVKPRFGIDEFGINGFGIDGFGIDGFGIDGFGIDGFGFDGFSIDGFGIDGFGIDGFGFDGFSIDGFGIDGFSIDGFGVDGFGIDGFGIDGIDGFGIDGFGIDGIGIDGFGIDGIGIDGFGIDEFGIDGIGIDGFGIDGFGIDGFGIDEFGIDGFGIDGFGIDGFSIDRFGIDEFGIDGFGIDGFGIDGFGIDGIGIDGIGIDGFGIDGFGIDGIGIDGIGIDGFGIDGFGIDGFGIDGFVWYRRFGIDGLVSTVWYRRVWYRRI; from the exons ATGGCACCAGGCAGCTGTGAAATGGAGGTT AAACCCAGATTTGGTATCGACGAATTTGGTATCAACGGATTTGGTATCGACGGttttggtatcgacggctttggtatcgacggctttggtatcgacggctttggttTCGACGGCTTTAGTATCGATGGttttggtatcgacggctttggtatcgacggctttggttTCGACGGCTTTAGTATCGACGgatttggtatcgacggctttagtatcgacggctttggtgtcgacggctttggtatcgacggctttggcATCGACGG tatcgacggctttggtatcgacggctttggtatcgatggcattggtatcgacggctttggcATCGACGGcattggtatcgacggctttggtatcgacgaatttggtatcgacggcattggtatcgatggatttggtatcgacggatttggtatcgacggctttggtatcgacgaATTTGGTATCGACGGGTTTGGTATCGACgggtttggtatcgacggctttagTATCGACAGGTTTGGTATCGACGAATTTGGTATCGACGGATTTGGTATCGACGg gtttggtatcgacggctttggtatcgacggcaTTGGTATCGACGGcattggtatcgacggctttggtatcgacggctttggtatcgacggcaTTGGTATCGACGGcattggtatcgacggctttggtatcgacggctttggtatcgacggctttggtatcgacggctttg TTTGGTATCGACGGTTTGGTATCGACGGTTTGGTATCGACGGTTTGGTATCGACGGGTTTGGTATCGACGGATTTAG
- the LOC138863311 gene encoding spidroin-1-like, producing MDGFGIDGFGIDGFGIDGIGIDGFGINGFGIDGFGIDGIGIDRFGIDEFGIDGFGIDGFGIDGIDGFGIDGFGIDGFGIDGFGIDGFGIDGFGVDGIGIDGFGIDGFGIDGFGIDGFGIDGFGIDGFGIDGFGIDGFGIDGFGIDGFSIDGFGIDGFGTDGFGIDGFGIDGFGIDGFGIDGFGIDGFGTDGFGIDGFGIDGFGMDGFGIDGFGIDGFGINGFDIDGFGIDGIGIDGFGIDGIGIDEFGIDGFGIDGIGIDGFGIDGFGIDGFGIDGFGIDEFGIDGFGIDEFGIARFGIARFGIDEFGIDGFGIDEFGIDGFGIDGFSIDGFGVDGFGIDGFGIDGFGIDGFGIDGFGIDGFGIDGFGIDGFGVDGIGIDGFGIDGYGIDGFGIDGFGIDGIGIDGFGIDGIGIDGFGIDGFGIDGIGIDGFGIDKFGIDGIGIDGFGIDGFGIDGFGIDEFGIDGFGIDGFSIDSIDGFGIDGFGIDGFGIDGFSIDGVGIDGIGIDGIGIDGFGINGFGIDGGFGIDGFSIDGFGIDRFVIDGFGIGGFGIDGFGIDGFGIDGFGIDGFSIYGFGICGFGIDGFGIDGFGIGGFGIDNFGIDGHMCDVTV from the exons ATGGATGGATTTGGTATCGACGgatttggtatcgacggctttggtatcgacggcaTTGGTATCGATGGATTTGGTATCaacggctttggtatcgacggctttggtatcgacggcaTTGGTATCGACAGATTTGGTATCGACGaatttggtatcgacggctttggcattgacggctttggtatcgacgg tatcgacgggtttggtatcgacgggtttggtatcgacggctttggtatcgacggctttggtatcgacgggTTTGGCATCGACGGGTTTGGTGTCGACGGCATTGGTATCGAtggctttggtatcgacggctttggtatcgacggctttggtatcgacggctttggtatcgacggaTTTGGTATCGACGGATTTGGCATCGATGGATTTGGCATCGACGGATTTGGTATCGACGGATTTGGCATCGACGGATTTAGTATCGACGGATTTGGCATCGACGGATTTGGTACCGACGGATTTGGTATCGACGGATTTGGTATCGACGGATTTGGTATCGACGGATTTGGTATCGACGGATTTGGTATCGACGGATTTGGTACCGACGGATTTGGTATCGACGGGTTTGGTATCGACGGATTTGGTATGGACGGATTTGGCATCGACGGATTTGGCATCGACGGATTTGGTATCAACGGATTTGatatcgacggctttggtatcgacggcaTTGGTATCGACGGATTTGGTATCGACGGAATTGGTATTGACGaatttggtatcgacggctttggtatcgacggcaTTGGTATCGATGGATTTGGTATCGACGGATTTGGTATCGACGGATTTGGTATCGACGGATTTGGTATCGACGAATTTGGTATCGACGGATTTGGTATCGACGAATTTGGTATCGCCAGATTTGGTATCGCCAGATTTGGTATCGACGaatttggtatcgacggctttggtatcgacgaatttggtatcgacggatttggtatcgacggctttagtatcgacggctttggtgtcgacgggtttggtatcgacggctttggcATCGACGGGTTTGGTATtgacggctttggtatcgacggctttggtatcgacggctttggtatcgacgggTTTGGTATCGACGGGTTTGGTGTCGACGGCATTGGTATCGAtggctttggtatcgacggctatggtatcgacggctttggtatcgacggaTTTGGTATCGATGGcattggtatcgacggctttggtatcgacggcattggtatcgacggctttggtatcgacggctttggtatcgacggcattggtatcgacggctttggtatcgacaAATTTGGTATCGACGGCATTGGTATCGATGGGTTTGGTATCGACGgatttggtatcgacggctttggtatcgacgaATTTGGTATCGACgggtttggtatcgacggctttagTATCGACAg tatcgacggctttggtattGACGGCTTTGGAATCGACgggtttggtatcgacggctttagTATCGACGGCGTTGGTATCGACGGCATTGGTATCGACGGcattggtatcgacggctttggtattaacgggtttggtatcgacgg cggctttggtatcgacggctttagTATCGACGGGTTTGGTATCGACAGGTTTGttatcgacggctttggtatcggCGGATTTGGTATCGACGGGTTTGGTATCGACGGATTTGGTATCGACGgatttggtatcgacggctttagTATCTACGGCTTTGGTATCTGCGgatttggtatcgacggctttggtatcgacggctttggtatcggCGGCTTTGGTATCGACAACTTTGGTATCGACGG GCACATGTGTGACGTCACGGTTTAA